In Astatotilapia calliptera chromosome 16, fAstCal1.2, whole genome shotgun sequence, one genomic interval encodes:
- the LOC113008176 gene encoding trace amine-associated receptor 13c-like, producing the protein MDTQDVAELCFPQLFNTSCKKPPLSEFVFLHVVLSSISLLTVTLNLLIIISVSHYRQLHTPTNILLLSLAVSDFLVGLLLMPGEILRNTACWFLGDLTCSMYNYMSLIVTSTSVGDMVLISIDRYVAICDPLHYPTRITDRRVKLCVCLCWLCSVFYSSLFVKDDLTQPGKHNSCYGECTIDVDLITGTIDLLLTFFVPVTVIVVLYLRVFVVAVSQARAMRSHVTVAALQLSVTLTTKKSELKAARTLGVLVVVFLLCFCPYYCVTLARDDLLNSSSVSFLLYLFYFNSCLNPLIYALLYPWFRKAVKLIISLHILQPGSCEISIL; encoded by the exons ATGGATACACAGGATGTGGCAGAGCTCTGTTTTCCACAACTCTTCAACACCTCCTGCAAGAAACCTCCTCTGTCAGAATTTGTGTTCCTTCATGTTGTGTTGTCCTCCATCTCGCTGCTAACTGTGACTCTCAACCTGCTCATCATCATCTCAGTCTCCCACTACAG GCAGCTCCACACACCCActaacatcctcctcctctctctggctGTCTCAGACTTTCTTGTTGGTCTCCTGTTGATGCCTGGAGAAATCCTCCGAAATACAGCCTGCTGGTTTCTCGGTGACCTCACCTGTTCTATGTACAATTATATGTCTTTAATTGTTACCTCTACCTCAGTGGGAGACATGGTGTTAATATCAATTGACCGCTATGTGGCTATTTGTGACCCTCTGCATTACCCCACCAGAATCACAGACAGAAGAGTGaaactctgtgtttgtctgtgttggcTCTGCTCTGTTTTCTATAGCAGCCTGTTTGTAAAGGATGATCTAACTCAACCAGGGAAGCATAATTCCTGCTATGGAGAATGTACAATTGATGTTGACTTAATTACAGGAACGATTGACCttcttttaaccttttttgTTCCAGTTACTGTCATTGTAGTTCTGTATCTGAGAGTATTTGTGGTGGCTGTGTCTCAGGCTCGAGCCATGCGCTCTCATGTTACAGTTGCTGCTCTGCAGCTTTCAGTGACTCTAACAACAAAGAAATCAGAGTTAAAAGCAGCCAGGACTCTGGGTGTTCTTGTAGTTGTGTTTCTACTGTGTTTCTGCCCTTATTATTGTGTTACTCTTGCCAGGGACGACCTACTCAATAGTTCATCTGTATCCTTTTTGCTCTATCTGTTCTATTTTAACTCATGTCTAAACCCTTTGATCTATGCACTGCTCTACCCCTGGTTTAGAAAAGCTGTGAAACTCATAATCTCTTTACACATACTGCAGCCTGGCTCCTGTGAGATTAGcattctgtaa